The genomic window AAATTGGAACTAAAAGAGAAGTACCCATTATTACAAAATCAATACCAGTTGAAAGATAGTGTCTAACCTGACCTGGTTTTCTTATTCCTCCTCCTAATTGTATTTCACATTTTGGATTTAATCTGTTTTTTGTTTCTATGACTTCTTCTATAATTTTTTGATTTCCTTTTGAGTGGTGTCCTTTTTTTGCCCCTGAAAGCATAATAAGATGTATTCTTTTTGCTCCAAATTCAATAAATTTTTTTGTAAAAAAAGCTGGAGTGTCTTTGTAAAAAGTTACCCTATTATAATTTCCTTTATATAACCTTGCGACTTTGTTTTCTTCTATATCTATTGCGGGTATTACCTTCATTTTCTTTTACCCTTTCAGTATATTTACACTCGGGGAATTTCGGACACGCAAGAAAAATTCCATATTTCCCCTGTTTTACTACTAAATTAACATTATGATGTGGGCATTTTCTACTTTCTCCCACAATTTCATTTATTATATCACTTTCATTTATTTTTTGGTATGTCTGGTCCAATATCTTTTTATATGATGTATAAAATTCATTTAAAACATCAAGATAATTTTTTTCTCCTCTTGCAATTTCATCAAGGTCTTCTTCCATTTTTGCTGTAAAATCAATTCTTATAATATCTGAGAAAAATTTTTTTAATACATTGTGAACAATTCTTCCAATTTTTAAAGGAATTAATGCTCTATTCTGATTTTTTATATATCCCCTTGAAAATAAAGTTGATATTGTTGGTGCATAAGTTGAGGGTCTGCCAATTCCATATTTTTCCAATGTTTTTATTAAAGTTGCTTCTGTATATCTTGCAGGTGGTTTTGTCTGATGTTTTTCTGTTTTATGTTCTGCGTTTTTTAATTCCTCACCAATTTCAATTTTGTCAAGATAATTTTCTCCTGTATCAATTTTTATAGGCCATATTTTCATAAATCCATCAAAAGTTATTTGATTATTTTCAGCAAAAAATTTATATTTTCCATTTTCAACTTCAACTTTTATATTCTTAACTTCTGCATTTTTCATCTGACTTGCAATAAACCTATTCCAGATAAGAGAATATAGTTTAAACTGGTCTTCGTTTAAATACCCTTTTATTTTTTCTGGTGTATTATCTACATAAGTTGGTCTTATGCTTTCATGTGCTTCCTGTGAAAGTTTTGAACTACTTTTATATAAATTGGGCTTTTCTGGCAGATATTCTTTTCCAATATTTTCTTTTATGAATTTCAATGCAGAATTTTGTGCTGGTTTTGCAACAGAAGGAGAATCAGTTCTCATATAAGTTATAAGCCCAACACTTTTTCCTTCTATATCAATACCCTCATATAATTGTTGTGCTAAAACCATTGTTTTTGATGAAGAAAATCCCAATTTTATTGAACTTTCTTGTTGTAATGTACTTGTTATAAAAGGAGGTAATGGCTTTATCTTTCTTACCAGTTCTTTTTTATCTTTTACAACTAATACTCCACCTTTTAATTCTTCTAAAATTTTCTCAACTTCTTTTTCCTCTTCAATATTTTTCTCAATTTTCTTTCCATCTATTTCAGTTAAAGTAAAATTGATT from bacterium includes these protein-coding regions:
- the topA gene encoding type I DNA topoisomerase, which codes for MKKGVIIVESPTKAKTISGILGKEYTITATMGHVRDLPKNKFGVNIEKNFEPTYVISPGKRKIVSKIKKLTEDIEEIFMATDEDREGEAIAWHTTIAIGKEIDDVKRVAFHEIVPDAVKKSFANPRKISIDLVNAQQARRILDRIVGYTLSPLLGRYLERGLSAGRVQSVALRLIVEREEEIENFIPKTYFVIKVEVEKDSNKINFTLTEIDGKKIEKNIEEEKEVEKILEELKGGVLVVKDKKELVRKIKPLPPFITSTLQQESSIKLGFSSSKTMVLAQQLYEGIDIEGKSVGLITYMRTDSPSVAKPAQNSALKFIKENIGKEYLPEKPNLYKSSSKLSQEAHESIRPTYVDNTPEKIKGYLNEDQFKLYSLIWNRFIASQMKNAEVKNIKVEVENGKYKFFAENNQITFDGFMKIWPIKIDTGENYLDKIEIGEELKNAEHKTEKHQTKPPARYTEATLIKTLEKYGIGRPSTYAPTISTLFSRGYIKNQNRALIPLKIGRIVHNVLKKFFSDIIRIDFTAKMEEDLDEIARGEKNYLDVLNEFYTSYKKILDQTYQKINESDIINEIVGESRKCPHHNVNLVVKQGKYGIFLACPKFPECKYTERVKENEGNTRNRYRRKQSRKVI